The DNA sequence GGGCTGAGATGTTCCAAGGTGCGCATGTTGTGGAGCCGGTCGGCGAGCTTGATCAGGACGACCCGGATGTCGTCCGCCATCGAGAGCAGCATTTTGCGGAAATTTTCCGCCTGCTTTTCTTCATAGCTCCGAAACGTGATCTTGCCGATCTTGGTCACCCCGTCGACCAGATGCACCACGTCCTTCCCGAACTCCCGTTCAAGCTCGTCGGCCGTGGCGACGGTATCTTCGAGGGTATCGTGCAGCAGTCCCGCGACGATGGCGACCACATCCGTTTTGAGGGAAGAGAGCACACCGGCGACGGCGATGGGATGTTGCAGGTAGGGTTCTCCGGACCGCCGGAGCTGCCCTTCATGCGCTTTGGCAGAAAAGTCGTAGGCCTTGCGGACTAGGCCGAGGTCGGCATCGGCAGAATAACTTCTGATCCGAGCCAGCAGCTGGTCGAGGTCTGTGACGGTTTCGTACACCATGGTTCACTCACTCCATCACACTCGGCCGAACATCGCGAATGCGGAGCTGAAT is a window from the Nitrospirota bacterium genome containing:
- a CDS encoding HD domain-containing protein, yielding MVYETVTDLDQLLARIRSYSADADLGLVRKAYDFSAKAHEGQLRRSGEPYLQHPIAVAGVLSSLKTDVVAIVAGLLHDTLEDTVATADELEREFGKDVVHLVDGVTKIGKITFRSYEEKQAENFRKMLLSMADDIRVVLIKLADRLHNMRTLEHLSP